The genomic interval TTTGTAACTGAATTCGATTCCTTCTTCGCTAAAAAATAAGCAATATGGTATTCAGCAGTCTACTTTTCCTATTTCTATTTCTCCCTGCTGTATTGCTGCTGTATTTCGTGTCTCCGTGGCGAATTAAAAACTTTGTTTTGTTCGCCACAAGCCTCGTATTCTACGCATGGGGCGAGCCCGTGTACATCGCAATTATGCTGCTCTCGACGGTTACTGACTACAGCTTCGGACTTGCTCTTAGCAACCCGAAGCGGAGCAGCCTGCAGCGGAAATGGATTGTCGTCGCCTCTGTCGTCGTAAACTTAACCTTGCTTGGTTATTTTAAATACGCTGATTTTCTCATTAACAATGTGAATGCACTATTAGGTACACAAATACCATTAACTGAACTGGCGTTGCCAATCGGTATCTCCTTTTATACTTTTCAATCGATGTCCTACATTATTGATGTTTATAGAGGTACAGCAAAGGCACAACGCAACTGGATTGATTTCGGTACGTTTGTCGCTTTGTTCCCTCAATTGGTCGCAGGACCAATCGTGCAATATTCTACAATTGCGGAGCAATTGCGCCATCGCACAGTGAACATCGAGCTGTTCGCTGAAGGCGTTAGACGATTTATTATCGGTTTAGCGAAAAAGGTGCTGCTCGCAAACAATATCGGACTGTTATGGAACACGATATCAAGCACAGGAGCAGATACGATGCCTGCCTTGACCGCTTGGCTCGGCATTATCGCCTTTGCCTTCCAAATTTATTTTGATTTCAGCGGTTACTCCGATATGGCCATAGGGCTTGGCATGATGTTTGGCTTCCGGTTTAACGAAAACTTTAATCGTCCTTATACGGCGCAAAGCATTACTGATTTTTGGCGCCGCTGGCATATATCGCTCAGCACCTGGTTCCGCGACTATGTGTACATACCGCTTGGCGGCAACCGCAAAGGTCCATGGATACAACTTCGCAACATTATGATCGTATGGCTGCTGACCGGTATTTGGCATGGAGCCAGCTGGAACTTTTTACTTTGGGGCTTATACTTCGGCGTTGTTCTTGTGTTCGAAAAATGGTTTGGACTAAAGCTGCTGCAGCGAATGCCAGCTTGGGTTAGGCATGTGTATGCGCTGCTGCTTATTTTGATCGGCTGGGTATTCTTTGCCTTTGACGATTTAGGTAATATGGGTACTTACTTTGCTGCGATGTTTGGCGCCAATGACCAGCCATTATGGAATAATGAAACTTTATATTTATTGTACACAAATGCGATTTTACTCGTATTATTAGTGCTCGCATCCTTGCCTAAGCGCAAGCTCAAGGAAAACAGAAGTACGCGACCCGTTTTACAGCTTGGCTGGCATGCTTTATTGTTCTTTATGTCCGTTGCTTACTTGGTTGATGCGACGTTTAACCCATTTCTTTACTTCCGTTTTTAATGTAAAAGGAGGCTGGCGGTTTTGAGCAAGAAGACGGACCACGTTTTTGTGTGGGGCTTCGTCGGTGTCCTATTTGCTATGTCGTTATTATTTTTTTTACTGCCCGTACAAGCATTCTCGGACGTTGAGAATCGCACGCTCCAGAAGTCACCTGAGCTGACTTGGGATAATCTTTGGTCTAAGAAGTTTGCCGATGATACGGAAAACTACGTAACCGATCATTTTCCTTTCCGAACCAACTGGGTATGGACGAAGTCTGTATTTGAGCAGCTTCGCCTGCAGCAGGAAAATAACGGCATCTACAAAGGCTCTGACGGCTATTTGTTCGAGAAATTTAATGAACCGAACTATAAAGATATAGATGAATACACTGCTGCGGTGAACAAGTTTGTACAAAACCATCCTAACGCCAACATCACCTTTATGCTTGCTCCGACCTCCATAGGCCTGTATCCAGAACGGCTGCCATGGCTGGCTGATGCTTACCCGCAAACGAAGGTAAACAGCTTTATTGCCGATCAGGTTAAAGGGAGCTTGTCCTTTATCGACGGATTCGAATTTCTAGAGCCTGAAGCCGGCAGCAGCAGACCGCTTTATTACAAAACAGACCACCACTGGACGACTTATGGCGCCTATCTAGCCTATGTTACTTACGCGGAGAAGATGGGCTGGACGCCAATGGCCGAGAAGGATTTCGACATCGAGACCGTTACCAACTCTTTTTTAGGCAGCTATCATACTCGCGGTCAGTTCAGCGGTTTAACACCTGATTCCATTGAAGCCTACAAAGCTAAAAACGGTATTAAAACAGACATGTATGTCGCTGATACGGACAAAACCTTGACGACCATGTTTGATTCGAGCTATTTGGAAAAGAAGGATAAATACTCGTATTTTCTTGGCGGCGTGCACGCTTTAATGACGCTTCACAGCGAACTTCCACCGAAGAAAGCCGATAAGAAGAAGCTGCTCGTCATTAAAGATTCATATGCGCACAGCTTCCTCCCTTTCCTGACGCAGCATGTCGAGGATATCCATGTGATCGACATTCGCTACTATAACGGCAACATTAGTGACTACATGGAAGCCAACGGGATT from Paenibacillus sp. FSL K6-3182 carries:
- a CDS encoding MBOAT family protein, with translation MVFSSLLFLFLFLPAVLLLYFVSPWRIKNFVLFATSLVFYAWGEPVYIAIMLLSTVTDYSFGLALSNPKRSSLQRKWIVVASVVVNLTLLGYFKYADFLINNVNALLGTQIPLTELALPIGISFYTFQSMSYIIDVYRGTAKAQRNWIDFGTFVALFPQLVAGPIVQYSTIAEQLRHRTVNIELFAEGVRRFIIGLAKKVLLANNIGLLWNTISSTGADTMPALTAWLGIIAFAFQIYFDFSGYSDMAIGLGMMFGFRFNENFNRPYTAQSITDFWRRWHISLSTWFRDYVYIPLGGNRKGPWIQLRNIMIVWLLTGIWHGASWNFLLWGLYFGVVLVFEKWFGLKLLQRMPAWVRHVYALLLILIGWVFFAFDDLGNMGTYFAAMFGANDQPLWNNETLYLLYTNAILLVLLVLASLPKRKLKENRSTRPVLQLGWHALLFFMSVAYLVDATFNPFLYFRF
- a CDS encoding DHHW family protein, which encodes MSKKTDHVFVWGFVGVLFAMSLLFFLLPVQAFSDVENRTLQKSPELTWDNLWSKKFADDTENYVTDHFPFRTNWVWTKSVFEQLRLQQENNGIYKGSDGYLFEKFNEPNYKDIDEYTAAVNKFVQNHPNANITFMLAPTSIGLYPERLPWLADAYPQTKVNSFIADQVKGSLSFIDGFEFLEPEAGSSRPLYYKTDHHWTTYGAYLAYVTYAEKMGWTPMAEKDFDIETVTNSFLGSYHTRGQFSGLTPDSIEAYKAKNGIKTDMYVADTDKTLTTMFDSSYLEKKDKYSYFLGGVHALMTLHSELPPKKADKKKLLVIKDSYAHSFLPFLTQHVEDIHVIDIRYYNGNISDYMEANGIEDVLLLFNTTTFIAERNLLKLKY